The following coding sequences are from one Xiphophorus couchianus chromosome 7, X_couchianus-1.0, whole genome shotgun sequence window:
- the gja8a gene encoding gap junction protein alpha 8 paralog a, with amino-acid sequence MGDWSFLGNILEEVNEHSTVIGRVWLTVLFIFRILILGTAAEFVWGDEQSDYVCNTQQPGCENVCYDEAFPISHIRLWVLQIIFVSTPSLVYVGHAVHHVHMEEKRKEREEAELSRQQELSEERLPLAPDQGSVRTTKETSTKGSKKFRLEGTLLRTYICHIIFKTLFEVGFVVGQYFLYGFRILPLYKCSRWPCPNTVDCFVSRPTEKTVFIIFMLAVACVSLFLNFVEISHLGLKKIRFVFRKPAPAPAQGEGTAPPLPSQGKGLSPLAVPVLQRAKGYKLLEEEKVPPVTHLYPLAEVGMEAGRGTPPFQTLEEKVEEVLPMEDISKVYDETLPSYSQTTGTGEVTLHEEEVEEVPPPEVEAERIEEGLDEDAEVEEGENEEMETPAEAEVEATDTIEDTRPLSRLSKASSRARSDDLTV; translated from the coding sequence ATGGGTGACTGGAGCTTTCTGGGTAACATTTTAGAGGAAGTCAACGAGCACTCCACGGTGATCGGCCGGGTGTGGCTCACAGTGCTGTTCATCTTCCGTATCCTCATACTGGGCACGGCGGCAGAGTTCGTGTGGGGCGATGAGCAGTCCGACTATGTTTGCAACACGCAACAGCCTGGATGCGAGAACGTGTGCTACGATGAGGCCTTTCCCATCTCCCACATACGCCTGTGGGTGCTCCAGATCATCTTTGTGTCCACGCCGTCTCTGGTGTACGTCGGCCACGCTGTGCACCATGTCCACATGGAGGAGAAACGTAAGGAGCGAGAGGAGGCAGAGCTTAGCCGGCAACAGGAACTGAGCGAGGAGCGTCTGCCTCTGGCACCTGACCAGGGAAGTGTCCGCACAACTAAGGAGACCAGCACCAAAGGCAGCAAGAAGTTTCGCCTGGAGGGCACCCTGCTGAGGACCTACATTTGCCACATTATCTTCAAGACACTATTTGAAGTGGGTTTTGTGGTAGGGCAGTACTTTCTTTATGGCTTCCGCATCCTGCCACTGTACAAATGCAGCAGATGGCCCTGCCCCAACACGGTGGACTGCTTTGTGTCTCGCCCAACGGAGAAGACtgtcttcatcatcttcatgtTGGCTGTGGCCTGTGTCTCGCTCTTCCTCAACTTTGTGGAGATCAGCCACTTGGGTCTGAAGAAAATCCGCTTTGTCTTCCGTAagccagctccagctccagcccAAGGCGAGGGCACAGCCCCGCCTCTGCCATCACAAGGAAAAGGTCTGTCCCCACTGGCTGTTCCCGTTTTGCAAAGAGCAAAAGGCTACAAGTTGCTAGAGGAGGAAAAGGTTCCACCTGTAACTCACCTCTACCCTCTGGCTGAGGTCGGCATGGAGGCTGGCAGAGGGACTCCACCCTTCCAGACACTggaggagaaggtggaggaggtACTGCCCATGGAGGACATCTCTAAGGTGTACGATGAGACTCTGCCTTCCTACAGTCAAACAACGGGGACAGGGGAAGTGACGTTACATGAAGAAGAGGTTGAGGAGGTGCCACCACCAGAGGTGGAAGCAGAGAGAATAGAGGAAGGTCTAGATGAGGATGCGGAGGTAGAGGAAGGAGAAAACGAGGAGATGGAAACTCCTGCTGAGGCAGAGGTGGAGGCGACGGATACGATAGAAGACACCAGACCATTGAGTCGACTGAGCAAAGCAAGCAGCAGGGCCAGATCAGATGATCTCACCGTATGA